A genomic segment from Leptospira congkakensis encodes:
- a CDS encoding hybrid sensor histidine kinase/response regulator, translating to MDVVRSPIFSVSKLVLFSLFVFVFAQCNRSIPSLAPAKSIQAGVLDLSKEDPKTLDPFPLAGEWEAFPGELPETEEEFKALEKKEATKLNVPAYWVNQNLPAHGFVTYRLKLTVKDPINLMFYLRETSSAYRAYYHNAERGLVLLGSAGKVSKTKEGSIGYYLETARSFRATPSTVIYLQISNYLYSRGGPYYSPVLGEVGKTLLYLRFKERKKAFFFATFLVLALSHLFLFIHRRKDKSPLWFSLLCISWLIRILLFDRVSRDWFVASDWLEMLQIRLEYIAFCGIQIFSLLFFFQNQTNFFPEKYKKYLLIPILLEFIIIATAPYAVYTKLLIFSQTYMAIILVIAMVAAVRSCFQRESRYIGSIILLGTVVMLSATIYDSVVFFKRWDLPMLTELAFAIFCMCLAIVISKQNAHTWETAEYLTLNLRKEVEWKTIELRKEKEKAEKTGELKDKFISIVSHDIRSPLFGISSVFNLLTESPPSLSPERAKQVLGEASTGLKNILSMVEELIKYSRFQNASVFPDYQLFDFRQITDQLIERVQEMAKPKNISIITHIEESSIGIGDPNLIEHLIWNLLTNAVKFTKESGTVEISLSEKDKNWSLKVVDTGIGMSPYWAEHILEEGFLFVRKGTADEMGAGVGLAFCKEVAERHGAELKVHSEEDLGSSFEFLLPNYEKIVLVLDDNPGYRKQIRKVLKDLPCILWEEEYPDHALLSVGRLKPDLIIVDYSMPERTGVDFLRDLYSNSEMEEIRSLLVSSSHTDPNTGYKLETTVIEIGGDAFLTKTSPDAKLVELVKRLLDLEV from the coding sequence TAAGGCACTTGAAAAAAAGGAAGCAACTAAACTCAACGTTCCTGCCTATTGGGTGAACCAAAACTTGCCGGCACACGGGTTTGTTACGTATCGTTTGAAACTGACTGTGAAAGACCCCATCAACTTGATGTTCTATTTGCGGGAAACTTCCTCAGCTTACCGTGCCTATTACCATAATGCGGAAAGGGGACTTGTACTCCTTGGTTCCGCTGGAAAGGTTTCTAAAACGAAAGAAGGTTCTATTGGTTATTATTTAGAAACGGCTCGTTCTTTTCGTGCCACACCATCCACTGTCATCTACCTTCAAATTTCCAATTACCTTTATTCTCGTGGTGGCCCATACTACTCTCCTGTTTTAGGGGAAGTGGGAAAAACTCTTTTATACCTTCGTTTTAAAGAACGAAAAAAAGCATTTTTCTTTGCCACTTTCCTTGTCCTTGCCCTTTCTCATTTGTTTTTATTCATCCATCGAAGAAAGGACAAATCGCCACTTTGGTTTTCTTTGCTTTGTATTTCTTGGCTCATCCGCATTTTACTTTTTGATCGAGTTTCGAGGGATTGGTTTGTGGCTTCTGATTGGCTTGAGATGTTACAAATCCGATTGGAATACATTGCCTTTTGCGGAATTCAAATTTTTAGTCTTCTGTTTTTCTTTCAAAACCAAACAAACTTTTTTCCAGAAAAATACAAAAAGTATCTTCTAATTCCCATTCTTTTGGAATTTATCATCATCGCCACGGCACCGTACGCTGTGTACACAAAACTTCTTATTTTTAGCCAAACATATATGGCAATCATTCTTGTCATTGCTATGGTTGCAGCAGTTCGTTCCTGTTTCCAAAGGGAATCTAGATATATCGGAAGTATCATTTTGTTAGGAACAGTGGTGATGTTATCTGCAACCATATATGATTCTGTGGTCTTTTTTAAACGTTGGGATTTACCGATGCTTACGGAACTTGCGTTTGCTATCTTTTGTATGTGCCTGGCCATTGTGATTTCCAAACAAAATGCTCACACTTGGGAAACTGCCGAATACCTAACTCTCAACTTACGAAAAGAAGTGGAATGGAAAACCATAGAACTGAGAAAAGAAAAAGAAAAAGCCGAAAAAACAGGGGAATTAAAGGATAAATTTATCTCCATTGTTTCCCATGACATTCGTTCTCCACTTTTTGGAATCTCTTCTGTTTTTAACTTACTGACAGAATCTCCTCCCTCTCTCTCTCCAGAAAGAGCCAAACAGGTACTCGGTGAGGCATCCACAGGACTCAAAAACATACTTAGTATGGTGGAAGAACTCATTAAATACTCAAGGTTCCAAAATGCTTCTGTATTTCCTGATTACCAACTTTTTGATTTTCGCCAAATCACAGACCAGCTCATCGAACGAGTTCAGGAGATGGCAAAACCCAAAAACATTTCCATCATCACCCATATCGAAGAATCCTCCATTGGAATTGGGGATCCTAATTTGATTGAACATTTGATTTGGAACCTCCTCACAAATGCAGTTAAATTCACCAAAGAATCAGGAACCGTGGAAATCTCTCTCTCAGAGAAGGATAAAAACTGGAGTTTGAAAGTTGTCGATACCGGAATTGGAATGTCACCGTATTGGGCAGAACATATTTTGGAAGAGGGGTTTCTTTTCGTACGTAAAGGGACAGCCGATGAGATGGGAGCGGGAGTGGGTCTTGCTTTTTGTAAAGAGGTAGCAGAGCGACATGGTGCCGAACTCAAAGTCCATTCAGAAGAAGACTTGGGAAGTTCTTTTGAATTTTTACTTCCTAATTACGAGAAGATTGTTCTTGTTCTGGATGATAACCCAGGTTACAGAAAACAGATTCGCAAAGTATTAAAAGACCTTCCTTGTATCCTTTGGGAAGAAGAGTATCCTGACCATGCCTTGTTATCGGTTGGTCGTTTGAAACCTGATCTGATCATTGTGGATTATTCCATGCCAGAAAGAACTGGAGTTGATTTCCTTCGGGATTTGTATTCCAACTCGGAGATGGAAGAAATCCGTTCCCTCTTAGTTTCCAGTTCCCATACAGATCCAAATACCGGTTACAAATTAGAAACAACAGTGATCGAAATTGGGGGAGATGCCTTTCTTACAAAAACATCTCCTGATGCGAAGTTGGTAGAACTCGTGAAGCGATTGTTAGATCTAGAAGTTTAG